One segment of Arcanobacterium haemolyticum DSM 20595 DNA contains the following:
- a CDS encoding class II fumarate hydratase, producing the protein MTEYRIEHDTMGEVRVPVDALYRAQTQRAVENFPISGKTLTPAHVHALAEIKRAAALANLELGTLDAERSAAIVAAADEVIAGKHDDQYPIDVFQTGSGTSSNMNTNEVLSTIATKASGIEVHPNDHVNCSQSSNDVFPSSIHIAAVHAINTRLLPKLDVLATSLEAKAVEFKHIVKSGRTHLMDATPITLGQEFSGYAAQVRLGIDRVKAALPRLAELPLGGTAVGTGINTPAGFSARVIELIAEHTGQPFVEATNHFEAQAAQDSLVETSGALRTVAVSFVKIANDLRWMSSGPRTGLGEIHLPDLQPGSSIMPGKVNPVVPEATVQVAAQVIGNDAAIAFAGAQGNFDLLVMLPVMAQNLLESIEILGNVAETLAKRTVDGIVANEDRCLQLAESSPSIVTPLNRHIGYEHAAKIAKHSVKHNMTIKEAVLDLGFVERGEIDEETLNKALDVTTMVGDF; encoded by the coding sequence ATGACCGAATACCGCATCGAACACGACACCATGGGTGAAGTGCGAGTGCCGGTTGATGCTCTTTACCGTGCACAGACTCAGCGTGCAGTTGAGAACTTCCCAATTTCAGGGAAGACTCTGACTCCTGCACACGTGCACGCATTGGCTGAAATTAAGCGCGCTGCTGCGCTCGCGAATCTTGAACTGGGAACGTTGGATGCTGAACGCTCCGCTGCTATCGTTGCTGCTGCTGATGAAGTGATTGCAGGCAAGCATGATGATCAGTACCCAATTGATGTGTTCCAGACCGGTTCGGGTACGTCGTCGAACATGAATACAAACGAAGTCTTGTCTACGATCGCAACCAAGGCTTCGGGCATCGAAGTTCATCCAAACGATCACGTGAACTGCTCGCAGTCGTCGAATGACGTGTTCCCGTCGTCGATCCATATTGCTGCTGTTCACGCAATCAACACGCGTCTTCTTCCAAAGCTTGATGTTCTTGCAACGTCGCTGGAAGCAAAGGCTGTGGAATTCAAGCACATCGTCAAGTCGGGCCGTACTCACTTGATGGACGCAACTCCTATTACTCTTGGCCAGGAATTCTCCGGCTACGCAGCTCAGGTGCGTTTGGGAATCGATCGTGTGAAGGCTGCTCTTCCACGCCTCGCCGAACTTCCATTGGGCGGTACCGCTGTTGGAACGGGTATTAACACTCCTGCTGGTTTCTCTGCTCGTGTGATCGAACTGATTGCTGAACACACCGGCCAGCCATTCGTTGAAGCAACCAACCACTTTGAAGCACAGGCTGCTCAGGATTCGTTGGTGGAAACTTCTGGCGCACTGCGTACCGTTGCCGTGTCTTTCGTGAAGATTGCTAACGATCTTCGCTGGATGAGCTCCGGTCCGCGTACCGGCCTTGGTGAAATTCACCTGCCAGATCTGCAGCCAGGCTCGTCTATCATGCCGGGCAAGGTGAACCCAGTTGTTCCAGAAGCTACCGTTCAGGTTGCGGCTCAGGTTATCGGTAACGATGCTGCTATCGCGTTTGCTGGCGCTCAGGGCAACTTCGATCTTTTGGTGATGCTCCCAGTGATGGCTCAGAACCTGCTTGAGTCTATTGAGATCTTGGGTAATGTTGCTGAAACCCTGGCCAAGCGTACCGTTGATGGCATCGTGGCTAACGAAGATCGTTGCTTGCAGTTGGCTGAATCGTCGCCTTCGATCGTGACTCCACTGAACCGTCACATCGGCTACGAACATGCTGCAAAGATTGCTAAACACTCCGTGAAGCACAACATGACCATCAAGGAGGCTGTGCTTGATCTGGGTTTTGTTGAGCGTGGAGAGATTGATGAAGAGACTTTGAATAAGGCTCTTGACGTCACTACTATGGTTGGCGATTTCTGA